In Bermanella sp. WJH001, the genomic stretch AAACCTGGTGTCATGTGTGACAACATAACCGCTCTACCACGGCGTTTAGCCTGCATGGCTTCGCCCACGTTATCCATCACAAATGGGTAAACAATCGGTGTATTGCCAACGGTTAATTGAGGTGCATCGTACATGCTTAAACCGCGCTCTTTACCTGTTAACCACTCTTGAGAACCGTGAGTTCCTAAATGAATAAACGCATCCGATGCATGCTTCTGTTTGGCATACAGGTAAACCGCTAAGTAATAATGATTAATGGGGCTAGATGTATTGTGATAAAGCGCCGCATTTTTATCTTCATCTTCACTGCGACTCGGTTGTGGCATGACAACCAAGTTGCCCATTTTAATTTGTGGAATAACAAAGGCTTTTTCGCCATTTACTGTACGCACGTAAATATTATTTTCAGGGTTACCCCAGCGTTCAAGGATTGGCTGACGTACCGCTTCTGGCAAGGTGTTTAACCAAGTCAGGTAATCACTCACAGGCAGATAATCACTTAAGCCTTTTTCCATTAATAACTCTAAACCAGAGCGCGTATAAAACGGGCGTAACAATTGACCAACCGATTCAATCAGCTCATCGGATGTTTTTTCTTCAATGCTATAACCTTGCGCTTTAAGAGTCTTTGCGATATCTCGAATGGAGTCCGGCACATTTAAAAATGCCGCACCCATGTTTTTATCACCCGGAGGGTAGTTCCACATAAATAACGACAATTTTTTATCTTTATTTGCTTTGAGTGACAGCATGCCTTGTTTAATGGCACGCTCAGCAATGGCGTCCACATGATCAAGCATCGGTACCTGATTATGGCTTTTATCAATGGTTGCCACCATGGTTGGGTCAATCACACCTGCGCTTTCTGGCATCATTAAAAAGTAAGGGGACATCATGGCATTAATACCCGCTTGCGCTTGATCAAATGATTCACGATCACCATCGCGATACACTAAGCCATGTAACACAGGCACACCCACTGCCATAAAATCTTGTTTGGTTTTTTCAGCTTCGTGCAACATGCGGTAGTTAATCAAAGCTTGCACATTGCCTGTGGCAATTTTACGGAAGCCCTCACTTGCATCTGTACCATCAAAAAACATCGCAAACCCTTGGCCTCCTTGTTTTTCAATGGCTGAAATTGTGGCATCAATTAAGCGGGTTTGCTCATTTTCAACGGCACTGCGGTGCATTAACACACCCACTACCGGTTTTGTCTGATCTTGTTTTAACCAGCTAAAAAAACCTTGTGCATCGGCGCTAATCAAGCCAGCAAAATCAGGGTGGTACACCCCTGTGGTAGGCACAACATGTAAAGAGCCTACTTTATTGGTTTGTTTAAAAAATTCATTACCTAAAAAAGCAAATAAATTTTCATAGTTTTTACGCATCCCATTTTCTAAAAAATCATGGGCTTGAGTATATTGCGCCTTAGTAAAACCACGATTTAAACCATTCATACTAAAACCAACAGAAATAGCCGTGTTTTCACACGCGTTCATGGCATTGGCAATTTCTGGGTATTGTCCCGCAGCAGCATCCGCACTAACAGCCTGTGTAATCACCACTTTATAGTCACACAGCACTGCCAAACCCGGTTTTTTACTAAAACTGCGCGTACTAAACGCATCTAAATTTAATTGATAAGGCTTGGCTGATTCTTTTAAGATTTTAATTTTGGCCGAGGCTAAATGGCTATCCCCTATATATAAAATATCTTTTGCAGGGGCGGTATTCGCATTGGATACAGCCCCATACAGGGCAATCGCCATCACGATTATGTAATTAATGATATTGTGTTTCATAAAAGTCATTTATTGGTTGCTCTGTTTTTCATCGGCTGGCACGTACACCATGGACCCATCTTTCATCTTGTAGGCGGTACCTGCTTTTTGTCCATTGCCTGAACCGACATCACCTTGAGATTGGAATTGTTTAATTTCATTGCCCTCTTTCACAATGATTTCCATATTAGGCTCACCTTCATTTTTTATTACCGTTACATTTTCGCTGCTAAACGGGTTTAACGGATTTTGCACAATGGAAATAATTAAAGCGGCTATGATGACCAAAAATACATCCACTAAATTTACGGCGGTTGTAATGGGATCTAGATCATCTTCATCAGTTAAAAATTTCATCTTAAGCCTCTTTTACTGCTTTTAAAGCAACGCCAATGGGCTGTTCATTGTGCAATGCTTGTTTTAAGTCCACTAAGTCTTGGGCTAACCAGCGTTTTTTAATTGATACCGCAATAAAGGTTAATGAAGCCGCTGCCAAAGCAAAAATAACCGCAGCAAACGCAATGGATAAATTTTCTGAAATCCCTTGAATATTGCCATCTGCCAAGCTTTTTAATGCGGGCCCCATTGGAATCATGGTGGCAATTAGGCCTAACATTGGAGCAACCTTGGTAACCAGCTTTAAAAACTCTAAACGTTTAAATGCAAATAATTCCAACTCATCAAAATCCTGAATACGATCCTGCGCCTGAAAATAATGCAGTTCGAATCCACGGTTTACCGTTTTGCTTTGCCCTGCACGACGCTGCCACGCCTGAATGGCCACTCGACCCAAACTGTAAAACCCCAAAAAGAAAACGAACAAAATTGCCACTAACACTGGCGCAAGTAAAAGATCGCTGATGCGATACATAAAAAATTCAATAGAGGAGATCATGATTTTTTCCGGGAAGTGCTTAAGTTCAACAAGCCTCGCATGATTACTTTTCATACAAAGC encodes the following:
- a CDS encoding DUF2149 domain-containing protein → MKFLTDEDDLDPITTAVNLVDVFLVIIAALIISIVQNPLNPFSSENVTVIKNEGEPNMEIIVKEGNEIKQFQSQGDVGSGNGQKAGTAYKMKDGSMVYVPADEKQSNQ
- a CDS encoding MotA/TolQ/ExbB proton channel family protein; translated protein: MKSNHARLVELKHFPEKIMISSIEFFMYRISDLLLAPVLVAILFVFFLGFYSLGRVAIQAWQRRAGQSKTVNRGFELHYFQAQDRIQDFDELELFAFKRLEFLKLVTKVAPMLGLIATMIPMGPALKSLADGNIQGISENLSIAFAAVIFALAAASLTFIAVSIKKRWLAQDLVDLKQALHNEQPIGVALKAVKEA